GGCCGCGTCGGTCGCGCTGCCCTGCATCGATGCTTCCTCAAGCGTCTCGCCCGGTTCCAGCACCGTGCCATCCAGCAGCAAGCGCGGGAATGGCGGGGTCACGGCGATGTCGCTGGCACGCTTCGAGATTTCCACAGAATCCGTGCAGTCGCTCATGCAGGGTTCGGTTACGAACAAGGGGAATTCAGTATCCACCCGGTCGTCAACGATGAACCCATCCACATTCGGCATGTTAACTTCGGTGAAGTTGTCGCGGCTGAGAACGAAGTCATCATCCACGATCCCGTTCGAATACAGGATATAGGCCGTGATTGCGTAGGTTTCATCATAGGTCAGGATCTGTGCTGCGCCGAAGGGCATGGAGCGGTGCACATAGTCGAACACGGTCGACAGATAGGGCCAATAGGACCCCACGGTCTTGACCGGGCGTGCATCGGTCAAGGTTCCATCCCCGCCTGCGATCACAGGCCATGCGCCCGCGCCTTCGGCGAAATCGCCATGGCAGGACGCGCAGTTGTTGATCCAGGCTTCCTCGCCGTCATAGACGTCGCCGCTGCCTTCCGGCAGGCCGGTGCCATCGGGCAGCACCGCCACGTCCCAAGCTTCGATTTCTTCGGGCAGGGCCGCGCGGCCAAGACCAAATTCCTGCGCCAGAACCGGGGCAGCAGCCAAGGTTGCCAGCGCCGTGGTAGCGATCAGATTACGACACTTCGACATTTTCAGCTTCCCCATTCTCGTTGACATACCAGGTCTGGATGCCGTTGTTGTGGTAGATTGAGTTCAGCCCGCGCACGGCGCGCAGCTGGTCCTTGGTGGGCTGGACATAGCCGGTTTCATCCACCGCGCGCGATTGCAGCAGCATCGGCTTGCCGTCCCAAACATGGTCGACATAGAAGCGCGTCAGCGCCATCGGCAGCGGGTCGCCCGCAAGCCGGGCCTCGACCCAGTTCACGCCGCCATCCGTAGACACATCAACGCGGGTGATCTTGCCGCGGCCGGACCATGCCAGACCGGTGATGACCATCGGGCCAGCACCATGGCTGGCAGGTGCCTGCGGCGACGGCGCGGTGATGACGGATTTCGCATCCATCTCGTAGGTCCATTTGCGGGCAACGCCATTGGCCAGCAGGTCGGTATATTTGCTGGTTTCCTCGCGGCTTTCGACGGCAGCGTGATAGACCGCAATGCGGCGCAGCCACTTCACCCACATGTTGCCTTCCCAACCCGGCACAACCAGGCGGACAGGGTAGCCATGTTCCATGCGCAGCGCTTCGCCATTGGCGTAGAAGGCGACCAAGCAGTCATCCATGGCCTTTTCCAGCGGGATCGAACGGCCGTTCGAGCTGGCATCATGGCCTTCGACATAGACCCACTTGCCTTCGGGCTGGACACCGGCCTCTTCCAGCAGCACACGCAGCGGAACACCGATATATTCCATGTTGTGGATCATGCCGTGGGTGAACTGCGCGCCGTTCAGCTGCGCGCCGCCCCATTCCATGCCGCTATTCGCCGCGCATTCGCAGAAATACACATGGCTTTCGCGCGGCAGGCGCATCAGATCGGCAAAGGTAAAGACCAGCGGGCGATCAACAAGGCCGTTGATCATCAAGCGGTATTCCTGCTTGCTCATCTCGATCGCACCAGAGTGGTGGCGTTCAAAAGCGCAGCCCTGCGGGGTGATCGTGCCTTCCAAGGCGTGGATCGGCGTAAAGTTGATAGAGCTGATCGGGTCAGCGGTCAGCCATTCCACGTTGCGGCGCACGACATGCTCTTCAAAATGAATCGGCATCCCGTAAGGCGTGGCATCCACACCCTCGCCGGTGAAGGACGCGTAGGGCTGAACTTCGGTAATCAGCGCGTCGGGCGCATTGGCGCGCGCGCCCGTGGCTGCAAGGGCAGCGCCCCCTGCGGCAAGCCCTGCGGTGCGCAGGAAGTCGCGGCGGCTGGCACCACCGGCCTTGCGGGGCGCGTCATTGGACTGGTCGGTCATGACGGTGTTCCTTTTGCTAGGCTGGATGGGCGCTTGGCCCATCCGGGTTAATGGATTAGAGGCCGCTCACTTGCACCGAATTGTTCGGCTCTAGCGATACGCGCTCGATCTTGCGGATATGGCTTTCGACCACGTCCCAGATTTGCGGCCCTTCGGTTCCTTGGTTTACGCTGGCCCAACCGCCCACCGTGTAGGTGCGCGCCGGGTCGATCGGGTCGCCCGTGGACAACAGGGTCATCCCGGAAATCCGCTCGCCAATCGGCTTGGAGATGTCGATCTTGTAGCCAAGGCCGCCCATGCGCACCATGTCACCCCCCTGCTGGAAATAGGGGTCGGGGTTGAACAGGTTGTCGGCCACGTCTTCCAGAACGACCTTCAGGAATTCGCCGGTCATTTCTGTCCGGTAGCACTGGCCATAGGTCATAGAGGTCACCGAATGGATGTCCTCGCGGGTGATCGGGTCGCCCGGCATCAGGCTGGCACCCCAGCGCACACCCGGCGACATGGCGATTTCGGTGTCGCGCTCGGACATCACCGCTTCGCAGATCAGGTCGTCCCAGGTGCCGTTGAAATTGCCGCGACGATAGAGCAGGCTGTCGGTATAGCCGATGACCTCTTCCAATTGCTCTTTGAAGGGCGCGCGCTCGGCATCGATCAGGCCGGCCATTTCCGCATCGGGCGTAATGACATCCGAGAAGATCGGGATCAGCTTGCTGCGGAAGCCCATCATCCGGCCATCGCGCACGTCCAGATCCAGACGGGTCACGAATTTGCCGTGGCTGCCGCTGGCGATCAGCAGGGTTTCGCCCACGATCACCGGTTCTGGCAGCGCGTCATGCGTGTGGCCGGTCAGGATAACGTCAATGCCCTTGACGCGGCTGGCCATCTGGCGGTCCACGTCAAAGCCGTTATGCGACAGCACGACGACCAGATCGGCCCCCTGCCCGCGCACTTCGTCAACCATTTCCTGCATACGGCCTTCGCGAATGCCGAAGCTGTATTCGGGGAACATCCAGCCGGGATTGGCGATGGGCATATAGGGGAAGGCTTGACCGATAACCGCAACCTTCGCACCACCCCGTTCAAACCACGTGTAGTCGGGGAATTCTGCGGGTTCGTCCCATTCGGAATCGTAGATGTTCTGGCCAAGGAACGGGAAGGGCAGATTGTCGACAATCTCCATCACCCGGTCGGTGCCGAAGGTCCATTCCCAATGGCTGGTCATGGCATCCACGCCCAGCTTGTTCATAACATTGACCACGTCCTGACCCTTGGTCAGATAGCTGGTCATCGACCCATGCCATGTGTCGCCGCCATCCAACAGGATCGCATCGGGGCGGTCCGCCTTGATCGCCTTGACCACGGTCGCCACGCGGTCCATGCCGCCCATGCGGCCATAGGTTTTGCCCAGCGCGACAAAATCGTCATAGGTCAACGCATAAGCCTCGGGCGAGCCGGGCTTGAGGTTGAACATCTCGATGAAGTCCTTGCCGACAACATGCGGCGGCTTGCCCTTCACATCGCCCACGCCGACATTCCATTCGGGTTCGCGGAACCAGATCGGCTTCAGATGGGCGTGGATATCTGTGATATGGATAATCGACAGATTTCCGAACGTGTCGAATTTCAGCAAATCATCCTGCGTCAGCGTCTGTTGCGCGGCCAGTTTGCCCCAGTTGCCATAACCGGAAATGCCGTAAAGCGCCGAAGCCGCGACAGAGGCTTGCAGGAACTCGCGCCTAGAAATCATGAGAAGTGTCTCCTTGGGAGGGATGGCATACCGCCGGGAGGAAAGCGGACATGCCAATCTTCGTAAGTGTGAATATTGTTGGCCCGAAAAAACGTCAGACCAGAGGTTCGGGGCGCATTTGAAAACGCGCCCCGAAGATCAGGTTACTGACGGACAGAAACGCCTTCGACCGAAAGACCATTGCCGCGCGACGCGACATAGAGTTCCAGTTCGCGGAATTCCTGCGAACCGATGGCGAAGGATTCGGCCCGTGTATCGCGGATACAGCCGCGGAACCGGTTGTGCACAGACACCATGCCTGCGTTCTTCAGACGGTAGGTTGGAAAGCCATTGATCTGGCCCTGGCTTAGATGGTCCGCACGGATCATCATGCCCCAGCTGTCTTCGTGGCAGTTGGCGCAAGACAGTTCCAACTGGCCGAAGCGGGTGTAGTACATTTCCTTACCACGTTCCCAGAACGGTGCAGCATCGCCGTCAATCGCCACATCCACCGGCATCCCGCGCGATTGCAGCGAAATGAACGATGTCATGTTACGCATGTCTTGGCTGTTCCAGCCCCATGCGTCGGCTTCCATGCGCTCTGTCCGGCAGTTGTTAACATAGTCTTCCATGGACCACAGGTCGCCGTTTTCATTGACCTTGGGCATGACAGCGCGAACGCCTTTCATCGACTCGGACGCATCGCCATGGCAATCCGCACAGGATTGCTCGGCAGCACCTTCAGCGGTTTCCCACATATCGGCACCATCTTCGACCGCCAGCATTGCCGGGTTGTCGAAATCGTCCATCTGCAACGAACGCGTTTCATCCGTGCGGAACAGCCAGCCCGAGTAGATCTCGGGAAGTGCGCCGTCCAGATGCGCCGGGGCTTCGGCCCGCGTTGTCAGTTGCAGTTCGCCCTCGATAATAAGCTCTGCATCCGGGTGCGGATCTGCATGGGCCGCGCCGGAAAGCGCGACCATACAGACTGCCGCAGAGGCCATCAGCTTGCTTAGGGTAAAAGTCTTCATACGTCTCCTCCCAGACTGGCGCATGACCGTTTGAATTAACCGATTTTCAACTCTTCGGTTTGCGTGTAGACCGCGCCGCCATCTTCATACCAAGTGAAGACAACTTCGGTGGACTCGCCCACCATGATGTCGAACTCGACATAGGGGTTGGCGGAAACAGCGCCTTCCAGCGCCATGTCGATCACCATCTCACCGCCATATTCGCAGGTGAAGCGGTTGATGATATTGCGCGGAATGGTGTTGCCATCGGCGTCCTTGCGCAGGCCGGTTTCCATGACATGGCTGACCAGCGTCTTGACTTCGGCGGCTTGACCGGCCTTCGCGGAACGCGGCAGGCGGATGCGGGGTTTTACGTCGGACATGTGTCTCTCCTAGAAAATCGTGGGGTCGGGATCGGGGGCTGGGTTAGCCGCCGCAACCGCCGATGGTGACCTTCACTTCGACCGCGGCTTGCTGGAAGCTGCCATCAGGCATCTTGGCAACGGCGACCACGTTCTGCGTGCCGCCCAGACGGATGCGCGTAGAGGCGCGGTGCGAACCAGCCGCAGGGCCGAATTTGAACACGGCTACGCCGGGCGTCGGGTTGCCATCGGCATAGATCGCGATTTCAGCAGCGCCTGCCGCTTCGACCGAAATCGGAACGGTGTTGCCGTTTTCCGCGATCTCGGGCGCGGTAATCGTCACGCCGCCTTCGGTCACGGCAGCGCCGCCCGTGTAAGCTGCGATCGCGTCATCCGCCGCCGCAGTCGCGGCGATCGGCAGCAGGGTGATGGTCGCAACACCAAGACCCATGGCCATTGTTTCGCGTCGTGTAATCATGGACTTTTCCTTTCGATTTGACAGGAGCAGAGGGGGCGCGACGCCGCCTCAGTATTCGGTCAGCGTGACCAGATAGGCCACCACATCCTCGATCTGCTGAGCTGTCAGCAGGGTCGAGAAGGTTTCTGGATTGTAGGCTTTGGCCGTGTATGCGTCGCCCGGGCGAATATAATCGGCCGGGCTGTCATTGTAGAACACCGGCATCATGCTGCCCGGAAACGCGCGCTTGGCGTTGGCAACCAGCCCGCGCAATTCTGCTTCGGACCAACGCGCGCCGACACCATCAAAGGTGGGGCCGACATTGCCCTGAAACGCCACATCGGGCATGGCAGAGTTCTGATGGCAAGCCACGCAATTGCCCAAAGAGCGCTTCGACAGCACTTCGGCGCCGCGCGCCGGGTCGCCGGGAACACCCGTCAATGACATGGGGATGGCGATTTCGTCCTCCCAGACCACGTCCGCCGGTTTGATTTCTGCCGATGCAGAAGCGCCCGCGACAATCATCGCCGTTGCCAATGCTGCGCTGATGAAACGTGAATTCATGGATGTCCTCCCAGACACGCTATGTGGTTTTGGCGCTCTCCCAAGCTCACCATTTGGTTACTGTAGACCATGGGATGCCGTTGCCGCAAATGAAAATTCGGTTTTTTGCATATTCTTTTAGTTGAATAGAGAAACCCGCCCTCAGATCCCAAGGGCGGGGAATTTCATGTATCATTTTCAGATGCTTATTGCGCAGCGCGCATCTCTTCCAAGCGGCGGGCGACATATTTCTGGAAATGCTCGTCGCCCTCGTAACCCTTCTCCAACACCCATTCCAGCATCAGCCGGGTGCTTCCACGCTCGAACGCGCCGGGCATGACAACTGCGGCCGATTCGCGCAGGCCCCCTGATTCGGGAAGCTCTTCCGGCGCGAAGATCAAGGTCGGTGTGAACACCACCCCCCAGTGCCGCGCCATGTCGCGTTCTTCCATGATCGTGCCGTCGAAATCGGTCACTTCCAGATTGCCGAACAGGTTCATCTGGATGACGTAGAAATCCTCGGATAGCAGGCGTTCGATCTCGGGATCGACATAGACCTCTTCATGCATCCGCGTGCAGTAGATACAGCCGCGTTGTTCGAACATCAGCAGCAGGCGTTTGCCTTCGGCATTGGCATCGGCCAGATCGTCGCGCAGGTCGCGGAAGGTTTCCACGAACCATTCGGGCTTGTGCAGGCCATCCTCGCCAATCGGAACGGCGGTGGCGGGACCGGCCAGCATCAGGCTGGCCAGCAGAGCGTAAGCAAGTCGCAGCATGTTTCTCCTCCCAGTTGTCAACCCAAGGTCGCGGTCCACGGCATTTTGCGCACCATCCAATCAGCAATCAGGCTGATCGAATCGGTCGCGATCAGAACCGCGAAGAGCACCAGCATACCCCCCATAACCTTTTCCACATGCGCCAATTTCGACCGGTGCTTGCCAACCCAGTTCAGGAACGGGCGCGCGAACAGCGCCGCCACGACAAAGGGAAATGTCATAGAGATGCCATAGACCGCCAATAGCAGGCCGCCGCGCCAGACCTCTCCCATGCCCGACGCAACCATCAAGATGGCCGCCAAGGCCGGGCCGACACAAGGTGTCCAGCCAAAGCCGAATGCCAGCCCCATGACATAGGACCCCACCACAGATTTCGGCGCGCCGACATTTTCTATGCGGGCCTGTCGATACAGAAACCCAATCTTGATAACGCCCAGAAAATGCAGGCCAAAACCCAGCAACACTGCGGCCGCGACCCATTTCAGAATATCGCGATAGGCGATGAACGCCTGCCCCAGCGCGGTCGCGCCCATGCCAAGAAGCACGAAAATGCTGGTCACGCCCAGCGCGAACGCAACCGATGACAGCACAAGGCGGCGCTGCGCACCGGGTGCCAAACCGCCTTCGTCGCGCAATTCCCCCATCGACAAGCCAGCCATGTAGCACAGGTAGAACGGCACGATCGGCAGAATGCACGGCGTGAAAAACGACAACAACCCCGCCAGTGCCGCGCCTGCAAAACTGATGTCGAACATGTGAGCGCGCTCCTTCGGGTTTGGGCCTGCATGCCGGTTGCAGCGGCCAAAACATCATATTACATTGTTCGTATGTTAAATAGATTTCGTCAACTCGTTGTTTGCGCCGCGCTCGCCGCGGTTGCGCCGGTCTTACCCGCCATGGCAGACCCTGCCGGTGGTTTGCGCCTGCTGATGATAGAGCAATCGGGCTGTTCCTATTGCGTGGCGTTCAACCGCGACATCGCGCCGATCTACGAAAAAACCGAGCTTGGTGCCGCCGCGCCCCTGTTTCATGCCGATCTGAGAGAGGACATGCCCGACGGGGTTAGCTTGGCGTCGAAGCCATTCGTGACCCCCACATTCATTCTGATCGGTCCGGACGGGCAGGAACTGTCACGCTTGACCGGCTTTCCCGGCGAAGATTTTTTCTGGCCTTTTGTTGAGGATATGATCACCCAAGCGCAGGAAAGCTTAGACCAATCCGCCCTGAATTGAGCATTTTCGCGCACAGACCGCCAAATTGATCTGCCATGAACTCGCCACGGCGGAACAGTTCTGTTACAGTCAACGTCATAAAAACGCGCCAAGGTGGCGCTGCAAGACAGTAATGGGCGGATACCTAGCTTTGCCGGATGGGCAATCACTAGACCATGGCGAACCGCAACACACGGATCGCCCGGCGGTAGAAGACGCGCTTCTGCCGACCTCTGCCTTGTGCCATGAAGACCTGCAAACCGAAGCCCGCGCTGCCGCTGATTTCCTGAAAGCCATGGGGCATGAAGGGCGGCTGTTGATGCTTTATCATCTGTGCGAACGGGATTGTTCGGTCACGGAACTGGAAAAGCTGATCCTGTCGCGCCAAGCGGCTGTCAGCCAGCAACTGGCACGGCTGCGCCATGAGAAACTGGTCACAACCCGGCGCGAGGGCAACCAGATCATCTATTCACTGGCAGATGAGCGCGTGCGCGAAGCGGTGCTGCTAATGCAACGCATGTTCCGCCAACCGAAATTCTGATCCAGATCAAGGCAAGTTTTGTGCGCCGGGATTAATGTGCCCCACACTCGAATTATCTGGAGCGCGCGAAATGGACCTGATTCCCATTGTCGACTATCTGGGCGAAAGCAATGTCGAAGCCCTGATGGGCCTGATGGTTGGCATGGTCTTCGGCATTGCCGCGCAACGGTCGCGGTTTTGCCTGCGCGCGGCAACGGTGGAATTCGCGCGCGGAGAACTGGGGCCGCGCATGGCGATCTGGCTGCTGACCTTTTCAACCGCCGTTGTTTGGGTGCAAGGCGCGCAGATGCTGGGCCTGTTCCGCGCCGATGACGCGCGGCTGATGGCCGTCGCCGGGTCGTGGTCCGGCGCTGTGATCGGCGGGCTGATGTTTGGCGCAGGCATGGTGCTGGCACGCGGTTGTTCGGGGCGGTTGCTGGTCTTGGCGGCGACGGGCAACCTGCGCTCGGTCATTGCCGGGATGGTCTTTGCGCTGGTCGCACAAATGGCGATGAGTGGCTGGCTTGCGCCCTTGCGGCTTTGGATGGCCAGCCTCTGGACCACGGCAGGGGGGCGCAACACGCATTTGCTGGACATGGTCGGGCTTGGCCAGAACCTTGGGCTGTGGCTGGGCGTGGCAACCGCGCTCTTGGCCCTGTTTCTGGCGTTTCGTCACAAGCTGACATGGACCTCTTTGGTCTTTGCCTCTGGCGTGGGCTTCGCGGTGGCACTGGGCTGGATCACCACCTGGACGCTGGCCCAAGTGGCCTTCGACCCGATCAACGTAACCTCTGCCACCTTCACCGGCCCTTCGGCCAACACGCTGATGTTCTTTCTGGAACCCGTGCCAAGGCTGCGGTTCGATATCGGGCTGGTGCCGGGCGTGGTGCTGGGGGCGTTCTTGGCCGCACTATTCGCCAAAGAGTTGAAATGGCAGGGCTATGATGGCGCCGACGCCATGCGCCGCTCGCTGTTCGGGGCCGCCCTGATGGGTTTTGGCGGGATGCTGGCGGGCGGCTGCGCCATCGGCTCGCTCACCGGGGCGTCGGTCTTTGCCGGAACCGCGTGGCTGGCGCTGCTGTGCATGTGGATCGGCGCAGGGATCACCGATCTGCTGGTCGATCAGCGCGGCAGCGGCCTTGCCGCGATCAAAGCCTAGAAAACTGGGCCATCGGCCTAGCAGCCGATGGCTGAATTGAACTGGGCACGCAGTTCATCGGCGGTGGGTTGCCCGGGCACAGGGTAATCCCCGCGCGATTCCAGCTCCTGCGCCATCAATTCAATGAGGTCGAGATATTGCCCGGCAGACATACCCTCTGTGCCGGTCCCGTCCCATGTGCCTTCGGTATAGTTCCCAGAGTCCATATTGCGCCTGAACCACTCAACGCGACGGCCATAATAATATCCCAGATTCTCCGAATCCTGATTAGAGGCGTAGTCCGCTTCCCGTTCACTGGCAAAATCTTGCGGCAGATAGCGTGGCGCATACCGCCCTGTCAAAGAAGCTACGGACGCACAAGACAAGCTATTGCCAATATCTGCTCCAAGATCATTTACTCCAACCCTGACAGCCGCGACAACGCTGATACCAAGCCCCAGGATCGCTGCCGACAAAATCACTCAGTCCACGGTGACGGCGCCACTTTCGGATGTAATGAAATCTCGCATAGCCCTAACCATTATTCATCAAAGCACTCGTTCCGGCGATATGAACCTACCCAGAAATTTGGCGCAAATATGTTAACCAGATGAATTAACGTGAAATCATAAGCCTGTTTTCAAGGCCGGGCGGACCACCACGGCCCGTTCAACACAAAGAAGGCACCCAAAGATGCCTTCTGCCCTTGTTTGTGCCACCATCCCTGCGGTTCTGGTGTTCGCCCGGCTGTCAGCCCTACTCCCACTCCATCTCGGAAAAGACCACGCCCGCATTCTTGGTCGCAAGCTCTTCGAACGTGTCCAGATGGGTATAGGGTGATTGATCGACATAATAGGCCGTGGACAAATCCCGCCCTTCATCCAGATGTTCCCCGATCTTTTCACGCAGATACACAAGGTAATCGCGCGTAAACCGCCGCACCTGCGCCAGATTGGTCGGGTGGCCGTGGCCGGGGATGACATAGGTCGGGTTCAACGGCTCGAACGCGGTTTCCCATGTTTCGATCCAGCAGCTTGTGCAGGTGCCCTCAAAAATTGGCGGCATGCGTTCCTGAAACGCGATGTCCCCCGCAATCATCAGCGATTGCTCGGGCAGCCAGACCTGCGTGTCACCGGGGCTATGGGCAGGGCCAAGATGCAACACCTCTATGCGGAAATCGCCCAACGATGCGTCATAGCTGTCTTCGAATGTCAGCGTCGGCGCCATGGGCACGGTGCCTTCGGCATTCTCTTGCGCGTAGTTCTGCAAGGCTTGTAGCCCCTGCCCCGCTTCGCGTTCATATTCATGCGCGGCGTCAACATGGGCCAACACGGGCACGCCCTGTTCAATCCAGTAATTATTGCCCAGCATGGCGTGGCCTTGTCCATTCTCGGCAATGACCAGCTTCACGGGCTGGTCTGTGCGTGCGCGGATTTCGGCATGCAGCGCCTCTGCCAGCTTGTAAGAGGCGCCGGAATTGACCACCACCACCCCGTCGCCGGTGATGATGAAACTCAGGTTGTTGTTATGGCCTGCATTTTCATAGGTGGGCGGCGCAGTTGCGCCAATGGACGACCAAACATTGGGGATCACCTCGACCGGTTTGTTATACAGCACCGATTGCGGGTATTTGTCGGCAATGTCCTCAGAGGCCAGCGCGCTGCCAGCCCACAGCGCCGCGGTCAGGGTCAGCAGAATGGGGCGTGCCATGCCTTAGACCTCCGGGTTGAAGCGGTAGCCACCACCAGACAGCTTTTCAACACGACCCAGCCCACCATCATGCACATGGAACCCGGCAACCAGCAGGTCATCGGCGGTAATGCGGTCCAAAAGCGCTGCACGGCTGGCGGCCCCCATCTGCGGATCTTGGTCGGCCGCAGATTCGAATTCGGGACGCTCAAACGCCACATGGCCGTTGCCAATGGCATCGCCCGTTACAAGCACGCCCTGCCCGCCAAGCTGCACCTGATAGGACATGTGGCCGGGTGTGTGGCCGGGGCTGGCAACGGCCAGAACGCCCGGCACGACCTCTGCCCCGTCTTCGATCAGCATGACCTGATCGGCGATAACCTCCAGCCGTCGGGCCGCGCCAACTGCGAAGGACTGCCGCTCTGCGCCGATCGTGTCGATCGTGTTCGGGTCCATCCAATAGTCCCATTCCGCACGGCCCATGATGATCTGGGCATTCGGCAGGAAGGGTTCGTCGAAATCATCCAGCAAGCCCCAGATGTGGTCTGGATGGGCATGGGTTATGACCAGATGGGTAATCTCTTCGGGGGCCACGCCCATTTCGTCCAGCGTGTCGGGCAACATGCCCGCGCTTGGCATGAAATCGAACCCCGCCCCCACATCAAACAGCACCGTCCGGTCACCATCGCGCAACAGCGTGTGGTTGCAGGGCGGTGTCACCTGCTCCCCAGTCAGGCCGTAGCGGTCGCGCAGCTCTGCCAGAAACTCGGCTGGCAGTTGTTCCAGTGTGGTGTCGAACGGCAGAACAAGATTGCCATCGGACACCATATCCAGACGCGCAGAGCCCACTTCAAGCGTGGTCGCGGCAAAGGCACGGCGGGGCAACAGACCTTGCGCGACCAGCGTGGCTGCAAGCCCGGATTGCAGAAAAAGACGACGATGCATGATTAACTCCCTCAAGAAAGACCCGCGTGTCGCGGGACGATGCCGG
This genomic window from Roseibaca calidilacus contains:
- a CDS encoding YeeE/YedE family protein, with protein sequence MDLIPIVDYLGESNVEALMGLMVGMVFGIAAQRSRFCLRAATVEFARGELGPRMAIWLLTFSTAVVWVQGAQMLGLFRADDARLMAVAGSWSGAVIGGLMFGAGMVLARGCSGRLLVLAATGNLRSVIAGMVFALVAQMAMSGWLAPLRLWMASLWTTAGGRNTHLLDMVGLGQNLGLWLGVATALLALFLAFRHKLTWTSLVFASGVGFAVALGWITTWTLAQVAFDPINVTSATFTGPSANTLMFFLEPVPRLRFDIGLVPGVVLGAFLAALFAKELKWQGYDGADAMRRSLFGAALMGFGGMLAGGCAIGSLTGASVFAGTAWLALLCMWIGAGITDLLVDQRGSGLAAIKA
- a CDS encoding MBL fold metallo-hydrolase; this translates as MARPILLTLTAALWAGSALASEDIADKYPQSVLYNKPVEVIPNVWSSIGATAPPTYENAGHNNNLSFIITGDGVVVVNSGASYKLAEALHAEIRARTDQPVKLVIAENGQGHAMLGNNYWIEQGVPVLAHVDAAHEYEREAGQGLQALQNYAQENAEGTVPMAPTLTFEDSYDASLGDFRIEVLHLGPAHSPGDTQVWLPEQSLMIAGDIAFQERMPPIFEGTCTSCWIETWETAFEPLNPTYVIPGHGHPTNLAQVRRFTRDYLVYLREKIGEHLDEGRDLSTAYYVDQSPYTHLDTFEELATKNAGVVFSEMEWE
- a CDS encoding MBL fold metallo-hydrolase, which codes for MHRRLFLQSGLAATLVAQGLLPRRAFAATTLEVGSARLDMVSDGNLVLPFDTTLEQLPAEFLAELRDRYGLTGEQVTPPCNHTLLRDGDRTVLFDVGAGFDFMPSAGMLPDTLDEMGVAPEEITHLVITHAHPDHIWGLLDDFDEPFLPNAQIIMGRAEWDYWMDPNTIDTIGAERQSFAVGAARRLEVIADQVMLIEDGAEVVPGVLAVASPGHTPGHMSYQVQLGGQGVLVTGDAIGNGHVAFERPEFESAADQDPQMGAASRAALLDRITADDLLVAGFHVHDGGLGRVEKLSGGGYRFNPEV